The Aureispira anguillae genome contains a region encoding:
- a CDS encoding alpha/beta fold hydrolase — MINEELIKIKTKDGEQVALWKITAPSSQVHQNIFLGHGTFSNKKVCMGIASFLVEQGYTCWIVEWRNHGESPPPKQHFNYETIALYDFLAAFDFLFEVKKIQRLSCIAHSGGGICLAMFLVRYPKYIPKIQRITLFGCQSFGAANNVANYTKILLGKYLTALTKHIPAEKKGLGEHNESYFLMKQWFDWNLSKKFNGAGDFDYLENMPLITTPILSICAKGDTFIAPVQGCKAFLDGFKNPQNKLLFCSRQNGYLEDYNHSRILHSSSAKKEIWPIVLNWMSQ, encoded by the coding sequence ATGATCAATGAAGAATTAATCAAAATCAAAACAAAAGATGGGGAGCAAGTTGCTTTGTGGAAAATCACAGCGCCATCTAGCCAAGTGCATCAAAATATATTTTTGGGGCATGGGACCTTTTCTAACAAAAAAGTTTGCATGGGAATTGCCTCTTTTTTGGTTGAACAGGGGTATACTTGTTGGATTGTTGAATGGCGAAATCATGGCGAAAGTCCTCCTCCTAAACAGCATTTTAATTATGAAACAATTGCCCTATATGACTTTTTAGCTGCTTTTGATTTTTTATTTGAAGTAAAAAAAATTCAACGGCTAAGTTGCATTGCGCATAGTGGTGGTGGAATTTGCCTAGCGATGTTTTTGGTTCGGTACCCCAAATACATTCCCAAAATTCAGCGCATCACTTTGTTTGGCTGCCAATCTTTTGGCGCTGCCAATAACGTTGCGAATTATACAAAAATATTACTTGGTAAATATTTAACCGCTTTAACCAAGCACATTCCAGCAGAAAAAAAAGGCTTGGGAGAGCATAACGAAAGTTATTTTTTGATGAAGCAATGGTTTGATTGGAATTTGTCCAAGAAATTTAATGGGGCAGGTGATTTTGATTACCTAGAAAATATGCCCTTAATCACTACTCCCATCTTATCTATCTGTGCAAAGGGGGATACCTTTATTGCTCCTGTTCAGGGCTGCAAGGCTTTCTTAGATGGTTTTAAAAATCCCCAAAATAAATTGTTGTTTTGTTCCAGACAAAATGGGTATTTAGAAGATTATAACCACAGTCGTATTTTACATTCTAGTAGTGCCAAAAAAGAAATTTGGCCAATTGTCTTAAATTGGATGTCGCAATAG
- a CDS encoding GNAT family N-acetyltransferase, with amino-acid sequence MKKYISYETERLILKPTTKEDAPFILRLLNTPKWIQNIGDRSVRSLKDAEYYIQEKITPQLDRLGYSNYTMIRKTDGCKVGSCGLYSREGLEGIDIGFALFPEFEKQGYAFEGAQKIMQLAIHEFGLKQISGITIKENIASQRLLEKLGLKFSRTVILPNSQEELLLYQLIL; translated from the coding sequence ATGAAAAAATATATTTCTTATGAAACAGAACGGTTAATTCTAAAACCTACAACTAAGGAAGATGCCCCATTTATACTTCGACTATTAAACACTCCAAAATGGATTCAAAATATTGGCGATCGAAGTGTTCGTTCCCTCAAAGATGCTGAATATTATATTCAAGAAAAAATAACACCACAATTGGATCGGCTAGGTTATTCTAATTATACTATGATTCGAAAAACAGATGGTTGCAAAGTAGGGTCCTGTGGGCTGTATAGCAGAGAAGGTCTTGAAGGCATAGACATTGGTTTTGCTCTATTCCCTGAATTCGAAAAACAGGGTTATGCCTTTGAAGGGGCTCAAAAAATAATGCAACTTGCTATCCATGAGTTTGGATTAAAACAGATTAGTGGCATTACGATCAAAGAAAATATTGCCTCGCAACGGCTTCTAGAAAAATTGGGGCTAAAATTTTCGAGGACGGTCATTCTTCCTAACAGTCAAGAAGAATTATTGCTTTATCAATTGATTCTATAG
- the rsmD gene encoding 16S rRNA (guanine(966)-N(2))-methyltransferase RsmD — MRIVSGFLKGRRFDMPSSKWKTRPTTDYAKESLFNILSNWIELDGIDVLDLFSGTGNLAYEFASRGANHVCCVEKFGACVRYIQQNAQAFKLEQVLEIRKQDVFKFLGNHNQQYDVIFADPPYDSPKFQLLVNIVFQQTLLKENGLLIIEHDSRQNFANHPKFVELRQYGQSYFSFLSNKEL; from the coding sequence ATGCGAATAGTTAGTGGCTTCCTAAAAGGTCGCCGTTTTGATATGCCTAGTTCGAAGTGGAAAACTCGTCCAACCACAGATTATGCGAAAGAAAGCTTGTTTAATATTCTTTCAAATTGGATTGAATTGGATGGGATCGACGTTTTGGATTTATTTTCGGGAACGGGCAATTTAGCTTATGAGTTTGCTTCAAGAGGAGCCAACCATGTTTGCTGTGTAGAAAAATTTGGGGCTTGTGTTCGTTACATTCAACAAAATGCACAAGCATTCAAACTAGAGCAGGTTCTAGAAATAAGAAAGCAAGATGTCTTTAAATTCCTAGGAAATCATAACCAACAATACGATGTTATTTTTGCCGACCCACCTTATGACTCACCCAAATTTCAATTATTAGTCAATATAGTATTTCAACAAACTTTGTTAAAAGAAAATGGTTTGTTAATTATTGAACATGATTCTCGTCAAAATTTTGCAAATCATCCCAAATTTGTAGAACTTCGCCAGTACGGACAATCTTATTTTAGCTTTTTATCTAATAAAGAATTATAA
- a CDS encoding ABC transporter ATP-binding protein, translating to MKELAYLNKYFLKYKGRFLLGILFIAISNYFRVWQPQIIRYALDLVIENVTLYQLYNNFEVQEDLLTRIGSTLFFFMILVISFALLMGFFMFFMRQTLIVMSRLIEYDLRNEIYARYEKLTLSFYKRNNTGDLMARITEDVNHVRTYLGPAIMYSINLTILCTMVVYSMVQVSLTLTLYALIPLPILSFSIYYVTSIINKKSTRIQAQLSVLNSLAQEVYSGIRVVKSYGQEKAIGNYFRAETEDFKAKSLELAKVNAFFHPLMLLLIGISTIITIYVGGILVMNGEISTGNIAEFVIYINMLAWPVTSIGWVASIIQRAAASQKRINEFLKTTPDIVVDESIEKTAIKGNLVFDNVSFTYPDTGIKALTDISFDLKEGQRMAIIGRTGSGKTTLADLLLRMYDNTSGQILLDGKPIAQHNLAHLRERIAYVPQDVFLFSDSIYNNIAFGHNDASKEKIKQYAKHAAVYDDIMNLPEQFDTIVGERGVTLSGGQKQRISIARALMKTPDIVLLDDCLSAVDTKTEAQITNYLNTACANKTTIIITHRLYAALQFDKIIVLDEGKIVEEGTHEELLQQGGYYYEIHEKQRLEEVE from the coding sequence ATGAAAGAATTAGCCTATTTAAATAAGTATTTCCTAAAGTACAAGGGACGTTTTTTGTTGGGAATTTTGTTTATTGCTATCTCTAATTATTTTAGAGTATGGCAACCTCAAATCATTCGTTACGCCTTGGATTTGGTGATTGAAAACGTAACCTTATACCAATTATACAACAATTTTGAGGTACAAGAAGATCTACTCACTCGTATAGGGAGCACCCTTTTCTTTTTTATGATTTTGGTGATAAGTTTTGCCTTGTTGATGGGCTTTTTTATGTTCTTTATGCGTCAAACGCTTATTGTGATGTCCCGTCTCATTGAGTACGATTTGCGAAATGAGATTTATGCGCGTTACGAAAAATTGACCCTCTCTTTTTATAAGCGCAACAATACGGGAGATTTAATGGCACGAATTACAGAAGATGTCAATCATGTAAGAACCTATTTGGGGCCTGCGATCATGTACAGCATCAACTTGACCATACTTTGCACCATGGTTGTTTACTCCATGGTACAGGTGAGCCTTACCCTCACCCTATATGCTCTAATTCCATTGCCAATTCTTTCTTTTTCTATTTATTATGTAACCAGTATCATTAATAAAAAAAGTACTCGCATTCAGGCACAGCTTTCTGTTTTAAACAGCCTAGCCCAAGAAGTCTATTCTGGGATTCGTGTGGTAAAATCTTATGGGCAAGAAAAAGCCATTGGAAATTATTTCCGAGCAGAAACCGAGGATTTCAAAGCCAAATCATTGGAATTAGCCAAAGTAAATGCCTTTTTTCATCCACTAATGTTGTTATTAATTGGAATCAGTACCATTATCACCATTTATGTTGGAGGAATTTTGGTCATGAATGGCGAAATTTCAACGGGCAACATTGCTGAATTTGTTATTTATATCAATATGTTGGCTTGGCCAGTGACCTCTATTGGTTGGGTCGCCTCTATTATACAACGTGCTGCTGCTTCTCAAAAAAGAATTAATGAATTTCTAAAGACTACGCCAGATATAGTAGTAGATGAAAGCATTGAGAAAACAGCTATCAAAGGAAATTTGGTCTTTGACAATGTTTCATTTACCTATCCTGATACGGGCATCAAAGCATTAACAGATATTTCATTTGACCTAAAAGAAGGGCAACGCATGGCGATTATTGGTCGAACAGGTTCGGGAAAAACCACTTTGGCGGATTTACTGTTAAGAATGTATGATAACACATCAGGACAAATTTTATTGGATGGCAAACCGATTGCCCAACACAATCTAGCCCATCTAAGAGAACGCATTGCCTATGTTCCTCAAGATGTCTTTTTGTTTTCAGATTCCATCTATAACAATATTGCTTTTGGGCACAACGATGCGAGCAAAGAGAAGATCAAGCAATATGCAAAACACGCTGCTGTTTACGATGATATTATGAATTTGCCAGAACAGTTTGATACCATTGTTGGCGAACGAGGAGTTACGCTATCAGGTGGCCAAAAACAGCGTATATCCATTGCCCGTGCGTTGATGAAAACGCCTGACATTGTATTACTAGATGACTGTTTGTCTGCCGTAGATACCAAAACAGAAGCTCAAATTACCAATTACCTTAATACAGCTTGTGCCAATAAAACGACAATTATTATTACACATCGTTTGTACGCTGCCCTGCAATTTGATAAAATTATCGTTTTAGATGAAGGAAAAATTGTGGAAGAAGGAACGCATGAAGAGTTGCTTCAACAAGGAGGTTATTATTATGAAATTCACGAGAAACAACGCTTAGAAGAAGTGGAATAG
- a CDS encoding sterol desaturase family protein yields the protein MDALINYFSEMPTAHRAGVLFGGLTLFFIIENTLPLFKTAYNKTKHTGLNIFFTLTTIVINFAMAFILTGAAVYVETNEFGFLYWIGASALIQATVGLMLMDFIGAWLAHYIEHHITWMWQFHVVHHTDQNVDTTTANRHHPGESVIRFVFTTAAVLIVGAPIWLIFLYQTLSVVLTQFNHANVKMPDWLDAGLRLVVCTPNMHRIHHHYRQPYSDTNYGNIFSFWDRIFGTYVMVDNSKLIYGVDTYMDEKVVNNVVELLKIPFAGHQEHIEYEEEEQL from the coding sequence ATGGATGCCTTAATAAATTATTTTTCAGAGATGCCCACAGCACATAGAGCAGGGGTATTGTTTGGTGGCTTAACGCTATTTTTTATTATAGAAAATACACTCCCCTTATTCAAGACAGCATACAACAAAACAAAGCATACAGGGCTAAACATCTTTTTTACCTTGACAACCATTGTCATTAATTTTGCCATGGCTTTTATTTTAACAGGAGCAGCCGTTTATGTAGAAACGAATGAGTTTGGGTTCTTGTATTGGATTGGTGCAAGTGCTTTGATTCAGGCTACCGTAGGCTTAATGTTAATGGATTTTATTGGCGCTTGGTTGGCGCATTATATAGAGCATCATATTACTTGGATGTGGCAATTTCATGTGGTACACCACACCGACCAAAATGTTGATACCACTACGGCCAATCGCCACCACCCAGGAGAGAGTGTGATTCGATTTGTTTTTACCACAGCAGCAGTATTGATTGTAGGAGCACCTATTTGGTTAATCTTTTTGTATCAAACCCTTTCGGTTGTTCTGACACAGTTTAATCACGCCAATGTTAAGATGCCAGATTGGTTGGATGCAGGGCTTCGATTGGTGGTGTGTACGCCTAATATGCATCGCATTCACCATCATTATCGCCAACCTTATTCCGATACCAATTATGGTAATATTTTTTCTTTCTGGGATCGAATTTTTGGAACTTATGTGATGGTGGATAATTCCAAGCTAATTTATGGAGTCGATACTTATATGGATGAAAAGGTCGTCAATAATGTGGTAGAGTTGCTTAAGATTCCTTTTGCTGGTCATCAAGAACACATTGAGTATGAAGAAGAGGAGCAGTTGTAG
- a CDS encoding CcmD family protein, giving the protein MKQVINILVLSLIPISAFAQDTSANDFFSNIGKIYVTVGVLLILFFGIIGFLIFLERKVARLEQEMDD; this is encoded by the coding sequence ATGAAGCAAGTTATTAACATATTAGTACTCAGTTTGATACCTATTTCTGCTTTTGCTCAGGATACTAGTGCAAATGATTTTTTTAGTAATATTGGAAAAATATACGTGACAGTAGGTGTTTTGCTTATCTTGTTCTTTGGAATAATTGGCTTTTTGATCTTTTTAGAGCGAAAAGTCGCTAGATTGGAACAAGAAATGGATGATTGA
- a CDS encoding cytochrome c biogenesis protein, whose product MNKLYKILGVLLVGYSILAGMLIPLSTGITGVSPRVAQGGEELALVLQAYNSNFDAEKGGYKARIRLNPREAICAKKIEVNNAQQLTLFFDIPLGKLPIQATTADGKKSPFPLLEMSGQQGGYSSLESVVYIKDSLGADSLAPSFCAIESFDQGVESEVTFPFLNILEETIRNLFYHVPMWFAMMFLLLISVGYSILYLWKPEVEYYDTQASSFAVIGVLFGIIGITTGALWAKHTWGAYWSFDVKQNTSAVALLIYLAYFVLRSSFDDMDKRARIAAIYNIFAFATLIPLLYIVPRMVDSLHPGMGGNPAFSKLDLDNTMRMVFYPAVIGWMLMGIWMSNLVGRVERLTRRKLEMEE is encoded by the coding sequence ATGAATAAACTTTACAAAATATTAGGGGTACTTTTAGTAGGTTATAGTATTCTGGCAGGTATGTTAATTCCTTTGAGTACTGGAATTACAGGCGTTAGTCCACGAGTGGCACAAGGAGGAGAGGAGTTGGCTTTGGTTTTACAGGCTTATAATTCTAATTTTGATGCAGAAAAAGGAGGCTACAAAGCTAGAATTCGACTAAACCCCAGAGAGGCTATTTGTGCCAAAAAAATAGAAGTGAATAACGCTCAACAGTTAACGTTGTTTTTTGATATTCCATTAGGTAAGTTGCCAATTCAAGCAACAACAGCCGATGGCAAAAAATCTCCCTTTCCGCTCTTGGAAATGTCTGGGCAACAAGGGGGCTATAGTTCTTTGGAATCTGTTGTTTATATCAAAGATAGTTTAGGTGCGGACAGCCTTGCGCCTAGTTTTTGTGCCATTGAATCGTTTGATCAAGGAGTAGAAAGCGAAGTAACTTTTCCTTTTCTTAATATTTTAGAAGAAACCATTCGCAATTTGTTTTATCATGTTCCGATGTGGTTTGCAATGATGTTTTTATTATTGATTTCGGTAGGCTATAGCATTTTGTATTTGTGGAAACCTGAGGTGGAGTACTACGATACACAGGCTTCTTCTTTTGCTGTGATAGGAGTCTTATTTGGGATCATTGGAATTACTACAGGGGCTTTGTGGGCTAAGCATACTTGGGGAGCCTATTGGTCATTTGACGTGAAGCAAAACACATCTGCTGTAGCGTTACTGATCTATTTGGCTTATTTTGTCTTAAGAAGCTCTTTTGATGATATGGATAAGCGAGCTAGAATCGCTGCAATTTATAATATTTTTGCCTTTGCAACATTAATTCCTTTGCTTTATATTGTTCCTAGAATGGTAGATAGTCTTCATCCAGGAATGGGGGGAAATCCAGCATTTAGTAAATTGGATTTGGATAATACCATGCGAATGGTGTTTTATCCTGCTGTAATTGGCTGGATGTTAATGGGAATTTGGATGTCTAACTTAGTGGGGAGAGTTGAGCGATTGACCAGAAGAAAGTTAGAAATGGAGGAATAA
- a CDS encoding Glu/Leu/Phe/Val family dehydrogenase translates to MSNYSFFEGVEKNFDKAAKHTDLPSGLLEQIKGCNAVFRMNFPIKRGNDIEVIEAYRVQHSNHRSPTKGGIRYSQGVNQDEVMALAALMTYKCAVVDVPFGGAKGGVKINAREYSEEELEKITRRYASELVRKNFIGPGMDVPAPDYGTGPREMAWIMDTYAALNSGEIDAAGCVTGKPVSQNGIQGRTEATGRGVYYAVREACNHEEDMNALGLTTGLKGKTMVIQGLGNVGSFTGKISQDEGDVKIIGVAEYEGSIYKEDGLDIHALLDFRAKTGSIVGFPGSTTLEHRSSALELECDILVPAALENQINEGNAADIKAKIIVEAANGPVTPEAEEVLLAKGCLIIPDMYANAGGVTVSYFEWLKNLSHMRFGRMQKRFESNRYELLVDLVLKMTGKELNAGERKLLTFGADEVDLVRSGLEETMINAYNGIRNTWKAKPEIKDLRTAAFVYAIEKIGSDYTALGIWP, encoded by the coding sequence ATGTCAAATTATAGCTTTTTTGAAGGAGTCGAGAAAAATTTTGATAAAGCAGCTAAGCACACCGATTTGCCTAGTGGTTTGTTGGAACAAATCAAAGGTTGTAACGCTGTTTTCCGTATGAACTTTCCTATAAAAAGAGGAAATGATATCGAAGTAATCGAGGCTTATCGTGTACAACACTCGAACCATAGATCTCCTACCAAAGGAGGTATTCGCTACAGCCAAGGAGTTAATCAAGATGAAGTAATGGCATTGGCTGCTTTGATGACCTATAAATGTGCTGTTGTTGATGTTCCTTTTGGTGGTGCCAAAGGGGGAGTAAAAATCAACGCTAGAGAGTATAGCGAGGAAGAATTAGAAAAAATCACTCGTCGTTATGCTTCTGAATTAGTACGTAAAAACTTTATCGGTCCAGGTATGGATGTTCCTGCTCCTGATTATGGAACAGGCCCTCGTGAAATGGCTTGGATTATGGACACCTATGCTGCTCTAAATTCTGGTGAAATTGATGCTGCGGGTTGTGTTACTGGTAAACCAGTTTCTCAAAACGGTATCCAAGGTCGTACAGAGGCAACAGGACGTGGTGTTTATTATGCTGTTCGTGAGGCTTGTAACCACGAAGAAGACATGAATGCTCTAGGACTAACAACAGGTCTAAAGGGTAAAACCATGGTTATCCAAGGTCTAGGAAATGTAGGTTCTTTTACGGGTAAAATATCACAAGACGAAGGTGATGTGAAAATTATTGGTGTAGCAGAATACGAAGGGTCTATCTACAAAGAGGATGGTCTTGATATTCATGCATTGCTTGACTTTAGAGCAAAAACAGGTTCTATCGTTGGCTTCCCTGGATCTACTACTTTAGAGCATAGAAGTTCTGCTCTCGAACTAGAATGTGACATCTTGGTTCCTGCCGCTTTGGAAAACCAAATTAATGAAGGAAATGCAGCAGACATCAAAGCTAAGATTATTGTTGAAGCTGCGAATGGTCCTGTAACTCCTGAAGCAGAAGAAGTACTATTAGCAAAAGGATGTTTGATTATTCCTGATATGTACGCTAATGCAGGAGGGGTAACGGTTTCTTATTTTGAGTGGTTGAAAAACCTTTCTCACATGCGCTTTGGTCGTATGCAAAAACGTTTTGAAAGCAATCGCTACGAATTGTTGGTTGATTTGGTACTCAAAATGACAGGCAAAGAATTAAACGCAGGAGAACGCAAATTGTTGACCTTTGGTGCCGATGAGGTTGATTTGGTACGCTCTGGTTTAGAAGAAACAATGATCAATGCTTATAATGGTATTCGTAATACTTGGAAAGCAAAGCCTGAAATCAAAGATTTACGTACGGCTGCTTTTGTTTATGCGATCGAAAAAATTGGAAGTGATTATACCGCTTTGGGTATTTGGCCTTAG
- a CDS encoding GNAT family N-acetyltransferase — translation MEKIIETQRLILREISVADQDGLFELDSDPEVHRYIGTQPLTDPKQALEVIDLLQKQYKENNIGRWAVIEKESNRFLGWSGLKLYKEKVNGYENFYELGYRFIQKYWGKGFATETAKAWVDYGFRKLGVNAIYAMTDPENINSRHVLEKAGFRRVEQFDFDGDPTDWFEITRSNWE, via the coding sequence ATGGAAAAAATAATTGAAACTCAGCGTTTAATCCTAAGAGAAATCTCTGTAGCCGACCAAGATGGCTTATTTGAATTAGACAGTGATCCTGAAGTGCATAGATATATAGGAACTCAACCTTTGACAGACCCCAAACAAGCGCTAGAGGTAATTGATCTCCTGCAAAAACAATACAAAGAGAATAATATTGGTCGTTGGGCGGTTATTGAAAAAGAAAGCAATCGGTTTTTGGGCTGGTCAGGATTAAAACTATACAAAGAGAAGGTAAATGGCTATGAGAATTTTTATGAGTTGGGCTATCGATTTATACAAAAGTATTGGGGGAAAGGTTTTGCTACAGAAACAGCAAAAGCTTGGGTAGATTATGGTTTTAGAAAACTAGGGGTAAACGCTATTTATGCCATGACGGATCCTGAAAATATTAATTCTAGACATGTTTTGGAAAAAGCTGGTTTTAGAAGGGTAGAGCAATTTGATTTTGATGGAGACCCTACCGATTGGTTTGAAATTACGAGATCCAATTGGGAATAG
- a CDS encoding hydroxymethylglutaryl-CoA lyase: MVKVIECPRDAMQGIKEFFIETDVKANYINKLLQVGFDTIDFGSFVSPKAIPQMKDTAKVLSKLDLDSTATKLLAIVANRRGAEDACAFDEIAYLGYPFSISETFQLRNTNATITESLKRLSGIQELCQKNNKQLVVYVSMGFGNPYGDEWNVEIVQKWVNLLADMGIKILSLSDTIGVANRATIEYLFSNLIPPYPDVEFGAHFHTRPDEWEEKIDAAFRNGCRRFDGAIKGYGGCPMAKDDLTGNMPTEKMLNYFINKGVDLNFRMDLFAEAMGMTNSIFPVHT, from the coding sequence ATGGTCAAAGTAATTGAATGTCCTAGAGATGCCATGCAAGGCATCAAAGAATTTTTTATAGAAACAGATGTAAAGGCAAATTACATCAACAAGCTGCTCCAAGTAGGGTTTGATACCATTGATTTTGGTAGCTTTGTTTCTCCCAAAGCCATCCCCCAAATGAAAGATACGGCCAAGGTGCTCTCAAAACTAGACTTAGACAGTACGGCTACTAAATTGTTGGCAATTGTTGCCAACAGAAGGGGGGCAGAAGATGCTTGTGCGTTTGACGAAATTGCATATTTGGGCTATCCTTTTTCTATTTCTGAAACGTTTCAATTACGAAATACCAATGCTACGATTACAGAATCACTCAAACGTTTGTCTGGCATTCAAGAATTATGTCAAAAAAACAACAAACAGCTAGTGGTTTATGTTTCTATGGGATTTGGAAATCCTTATGGCGATGAGTGGAATGTAGAAATTGTGCAAAAATGGGTCAATTTATTGGCAGATATGGGGATTAAGATTTTGTCCCTATCTGATACCATTGGTGTGGCTAATAGAGCAACCATAGAGTATTTATTTAGCAATCTAATCCCTCCTTATCCAGATGTAGAGTTTGGTGCGCATTTTCATACCCGCCCAGACGAATGGGAAGAAAAAATTGATGCTGCTTTCCGAAATGGCTGCCGTCGTTTTGATGGTGCAATCAAAGGTTATGGCGGTTGTCCTATGGCAAAAGATGATCTGACAGGCAATATGCCAACAGAAAAAATGCTGAATTATTTTATCAACAAAGGAGTTGATTTGAATTTTAGAATGGATCTTTTTGCAGAAGCCATGGGAATGACAAATTCTATTTTTCCTGTACACACCTAA
- a CDS encoding 3-hydroxybutyryl-CoA dehydrogenase: MKNIVVIGAGTMGNGIAHVFAMNGYSVSLVDISEAALERALGTISKNLDRMVKKEKITEADKSETLANITLSTNLNEAAATADLVVEAATENIDLKLKIFKQIDEAAPANAILATNTSSISITKIAAVTSRPAQVIGMHFMNPVPVMKLVEVIRGYATSDEVTNTIMEMSKNLGKIPTEVNDYPGFIANRILMPMINEAIYSLYESVAGVEEIDTVMKLGMAHPMGPLQLADFIGLDVCLSILNVLHDGFGNPKYAPCPLLVNMVTAGYLGRKTGEGFYKYEKGSKELVVSSRFKKNDASLV, from the coding sequence ATGAAAAATATTGTTGTAATAGGTGCAGGAACAATGGGAAATGGAATTGCTCACGTTTTTGCTATGAATGGCTACAGTGTATCCTTGGTCGATATTTCTGAAGCTGCTTTGGAAAGAGCATTAGGAACCATCTCTAAGAATTTGGATAGAATGGTAAAAAAAGAAAAAATCACCGAAGCAGATAAGAGCGAAACACTAGCTAATATTACGCTTTCTACCAACCTAAATGAAGCGGCTGCAACGGCTGATTTGGTAGTAGAAGCAGCAACCGAAAATATTGATTTAAAACTCAAAATTTTCAAACAAATAGACGAAGCAGCACCAGCAAATGCCATCTTGGCAACCAATACTTCTTCGATTTCTATTACAAAAATAGCAGCGGTAACTAGTCGTCCTGCACAAGTGATCGGAATGCACTTTATGAATCCTGTACCTGTTATGAAATTGGTAGAAGTGATTCGTGGTTATGCGACTTCAGATGAGGTAACCAATACCATTATGGAGATGTCTAAAAACTTGGGAAAAATTCCTACAGAAGTAAACGATTATCCAGGTTTTATTGCCAATAGAATCTTGATGCCAATGATCAATGAGGCAATTTATTCTCTATATGAAAGCGTTGCTGGGGTAGAAGAAATTGATACCGTAATGAAATTGGGAATGGCGCATCCAATGGGGCCACTACAATTGGCAGATTTTATCGGCTTGGATGTTTGCCTATCAATTTTGAATGTATTGCACGATGGTTTTGGAAATCCAAAGTATGCACCTTGTCCTTTGTTGGTGAATATGGTTACAGCGGGGTACTTAGGACGCAAAACAGGAGAAGGTTTTTACAAATATGAAAAAGGAAGCAAAGAATTGGTTGTTTCTTCAAGGTTCAAAAAAAACGATGCTAGCTTAGTATAG
- a CDS encoding DUF3822 family protein — MVEILYNIFEEDFNKSLTHTYDLSVLMGIDRLSYLISNQQNQVVALRTYQLSDLPQQGPLKQLLIEDSIIREKFRSVKVGLFSPRFSLVPLSLFDEKEASIYLQQTVALKANDRVAFDQIESLKAANIYAFEEPYIQDIIEHFPAAQFFHVSTGLINNFIANFDSSNSKNIFLNIYDHYVMITVIEKSKLLFHNIFSFKASPDCLYYVLLVYKQLGLMPQKHPLYIVGELVAKSEIHKLLYKYIKTIHFVNRPNFYVFGNKTQVDFPQNFFFDLYSLKLCE; from the coding sequence TTGGTAGAAATCTTATATAATATATTTGAAGAAGATTTTAACAAAAGTCTTACTCATACCTATGACCTATCTGTCCTTATGGGGATAGATAGGTTGTCTTATTTAATTAGTAATCAACAGAATCAAGTGGTTGCTCTGAGAACTTATCAGTTGTCTGATTTGCCCCAGCAAGGACCACTCAAACAGTTACTAATTGAAGACAGCATTATTCGAGAAAAATTTAGATCGGTCAAAGTTGGTCTTTTTTCGCCACGTTTTTCTTTGGTTCCTCTGTCCTTGTTTGACGAAAAGGAAGCAAGCATTTATTTGCAACAAACAGTGGCACTAAAGGCAAATGATCGGGTTGCTTTTGATCAAATAGAAAGCTTAAAAGCAGCTAATATTTATGCTTTTGAAGAACCTTATATACAGGATATTATCGAACATTTTCCTGCGGCACAGTTTTTTCATGTGTCAACGGGCTTGATCAATAATTTTATTGCAAATTTTGATAGCAGCAATTCCAAAAATATATTTCTCAACATCTATGATCATTATGTAATGATTACAGTGATTGAAAAATCTAAGTTGCTGTTTCACAATATCTTTTCTTTTAAAGCATCACCAGATTGTTTGTATTACGTTTTGTTGGTTTACAAACAGTTGGGACTAATGCCTCAGAAACATCCCCTATACATCGTTGGAGAGCTAGTTGCTAAGTCGGAAATACATAAATTGTTGTATAAGTATATTAAAACAATTCACTTTGTTAACCGACCTAATTTCTATGTTTTTGGAAATAAAACTCAAGTAGATTTTCCTCAGAATTTTTTCTTTGATTTGTACAGCCTTAAATTATGCGAATAG